In Oryza sativa Japonica Group chromosome 1, ASM3414082v1, the genomic stretch TTTGTGTACACGGTATATGTTAATTGATTGTCATCTTATATTGTTGTAAATAGAAATACCATGGTTTCTAAGTATATCTATATTTCAAATCTGTGTACTgtagattattagaatttaaaacTCGCCTACCTAGGCTGACAGTACattatttcctaattaaatTTGGAAGCAAGTATATTTTAAGTCGTTACGTCCGGatgtaaaatttaatataaataaatcCAAGTATATTTTTGTACCATGGATTTTAAGTAtatctaaaattaaaatttaatataaataaatcCAAGTATATTTTTGTACCATGGATTTTAAGtatatctaaaatttaaatgtGTGTACTGTGTATTATTATTTCCACCATGTTTTTCCATATGTGCCGATTTAGATTAAATTCAATTTCTTTCCACAGTGTTTTAGATGCGCTTTTAGAAGTTTAATATGCTGAATTGAAAGAGTAGATCTCTTAAGTGAAGTCTGAAAGGAAACAAAATATCGGTGAATTGGCTCATCCACATATCATAGGAGTTTAGCATAATATAAATGAAACATATGCTAATTAAAGTAAAAACGATCTATAAATATAGATGTAACTAGTTTATTATTACAGTACGATTGTGATTCATAAATGTAAAAACACCGAATGGCTGCTTATTTGACCGATGGCTGGCAACCATATCACACCATCAGAGAGTTGATTTTCGGCTGGTACTTGCATGTTGCCTCATGTTTGCTATTCAGACGGTGGGCGAGTCACATTTCTCATCACTAGGATGAGAATTTATCATCACTATGACGAGAAATGATCAACTTAGGAGCCTCCACCTCCCTCTTGACATCTTTACGGTCTGTATCTATCTCctacgaaaaaaaaacaagtggaaAATGTTAAGAGCAGGAGTGACAAATCCAGAACTGGAGCTGAACGTGaaccaaaaatatattaaaataaattaccTGTGAATCATTGGGCTTCGTTTCATCGTCTATTAACATCTGCGCCTTTTGGAGATATGCATTCTCCTCTTGAAGACCATACTCATTGACTAGGGCCGTCCAAGTATCTTCAAAATCACTTGCTGTGCGTGCATGATATAAGTTGTGTAGTTCTGACTTCGTACCAAATAATATGTGCCAACGGCAGCGTGGGTGATCATACTTCTGCAGCGACTGATCGATCTTATCGCTCCAGGCACCAGTGTTCATCTTGTCCATAGCTACTGGCAATATAAGTATAAATTTCAGAATACTAAGAAGAGGTCAACATATATGAGAAGTACATATACGTACAGATAAGTTGGAGCCATACCTGGAACAGAAATGTGTTGTTGGCGAGAACCAGAGAGAGCACCAGAAGTGAGCAGAGTCGTATTGTTCTGCTCTTTATATGTTGCAATTGTGTCTCCGTTGGaaggaatgaaaaaattaatatCATTACCAAGTATAAAGATCTTATTTATGGTAATATTTATAGCTATTACGACCGATAGGTTACATAATATAATTTGTTACCGTCAACATGGATCGATCCAGTCAGAATTGGGTATCAATTGATTAATTTAGTAACCAACGAGTGATTTCGGTACTAATTGGCCATAGTCAACGGGATAGAGAGAGAGTGAAAAAATGCACGTCTGAATACCACAAGATTAATGACATAATCTGTACTTTTACAGGTGTACATGTACACATAGGTTTATGAGTGACAGAGCGAACACGTATACATGTATATCCCACAAGATGAATGACATAATTATGAAATAGAAAACATATCCGAATTTAATTAAAAACTTGTCCAAGTGCAACACGCAAGATATGGGAATATTTTTACAAGATTGTATTTAAAAACAACGATAGACTTGCTTCTATACACCAACACCACACGTTGATGCATAGTGACCAGCTAACTTGCATTTCGTGCACACCTTGATCACTTTGTTCTTCGATGTGTTCTCCGGATTTGTGGGGCATCCAGTTCTATAGTGCCCCTTCAGATGACAGTTCGAACAAATGCGCTTTTTTCGGACTCCACCATCTACTGGGGACTTCAGCCTGGTGGACCTAGGTCGGCCACGCTTTGCCCGACGATCAGGTGGCAGTGGCAAGCTTTGTACGGCCTGATGAGCCGCGGGGTCTTCATTTTGTTCACCTCCTTGATCCGGTCCAGCAGGTTCATCATTTGGGGGATCAGTGTACCCCATGGGAGATTCGTTGGTACCGGCCACTAGTTTAATCTCATCCAGTGCGTCAGTTATATGTTTCATAGCAAGGTGGAAAGCATCAACCGATATGTCACCTTGTTTGGACAAGTCTATACATGCATGGTAGAGCAGTGTGTGGCGGTGTGTCCTGGAAGAGGCAGCATCTTTGTCATTCCTGAAGCTCTCAAGGTTGCTGCCAGATCCTTCTCTGGCACTAATACTCCATCTTCTTAGAATGTACTTATCTGGGATGCTTCTGCAGCCTATGTGTGTCATTACCTACATGAACAATGAAAAACGGAAATGATAAACTAAACTGCTTATACAtcaaaactaattttttttagggtAACTATGGTTTTCTACAGATGTATACACTGGATTAAAGCTGACAGAATATGAATCGAATCAAGAATTAACTTATCAACATATACGCTTACCCAAATTTATGGTAGATGGGTAAAACAATTTAAGAAGAAAGAGGCATGCTCTAGAGGTAAAAAAATGTAAGTACAAGGACCAAAATAAAGCTGGCGTACCTTGATAACGTGGCAACACAGTATGCCCATGTGCTCAAACAACTTGCAAACACATTTGTAATCTTCTTCATCTTTGTCTACCTGAACTTTGAATGACAACTTACTCCATGATTCTCTCGCCTCACTGTCAGCATGCACAACCagccatggaaaaaaaaaggaacaataaGGGTACTTACTATGTGAAACATGAAAATCAGGCAGCAAACATATACGTGTAGGAAAATAACCTGTGTTATTTGATGGTGAGTAGTCAATATTTAGATCAAATGATGGAGGATCGAAGTCCAGACCAGTATAAGTCCTGTGTGGAACAGTGCGATTCAAGTCGATTGATTCTTCTTTCAAGTTGTGAGTATGAACCATCGGTGTACAATTGGCAGCAGCTGCACTCACATCTTCTACATCATTTCCTAAAGATGGTGTTTGGTTGACCTCTATTCCATTCTCAGCATCATCGTTGACAGTTGTGCATGTATAACCTTTAGAAACATCAACTTCATCGCTGATTGGTATGGTCACGCTGGGCATGTTCTTCGAAGCTTCTGTCACCTTAACTAGACTCTCTGTTGCCTTATCAAGGTTGCCAATGCAGGAAATCCAAAAACTTTTCAATTCTTGGGCCTTCTGTATTAATTCAGCAGCATGCTGTGTTGCATGTTGATATTAAAAGTTTATATCTCTAGATATTTACTAAATAAACATGTTTggtagaaatttttttaataacttacCTGAGACTCAAtctgaacattttcatttcccCCGCTGTCAGTGACAGATGTTCTTTCGCACGTTCTTTTGTAGCAGACTTCATTTTTGGGCCGTAGCTGGATCGATATAAAGTGCAAGTATATCAGACATGTGAAGGGTTAGAACAATATAAactatgaattatttttttgtaaAGTACCTTTAATTTTCCAAACTGTGTTGCCTGGTAATAGTTCCTTTCGCTGATGTCCAGCTGATATCTTTCCTTTATTGTATCACGATCATATAATGCAATTCGAGGAAATATATTATGCTCCAAGTTTAGATCACCTCCAAAGTCCACGTTATCCAAATAATGGACCTTTGCATGAAAAATTTTATTAGTGTACTCACTATCATTATATAATTATAACATTTAGTGTATGTACTGCATTGGGAAAAAGTCTATATACCTGCAAATAAATAGAGCAACCAGTGATATAACCACATTTAGTGCCATCAGCGTGCTTCTTTTGAACAGTTGCCGCTGCGTCCAATATCTCGTTCAACACATACCCAGACCAATTGAACTTTGCTATTTCATTGGGGTCAAGTAGTGCAGAAAAATATCTTGGACATTTATTGTCCATATTTGATTGTGGCGCAAGAAATTTCATCATAACAAGCATTAGGAATGCTGTTTTGAAACTTTCTTTCTCAGCCTTTGACATTTGCCCTCTATGGTGTTTATCTAATACATCCTCCAATACCTCCTTGTTAACGTCCTTAAAACTAGCAACTTTCATTCTTTCAGCAATTAACCTCTTGACATGAGAAACAAACTCAACATTGGGTGCTTGCAGCTCCTCCCCTACGCAAGGAATCCCAAGCACCTTCTTAACATCCTCAGGAGACAGTGGCAAAACCTCACCACTTTCTAGTTCGATAGCCGAACGTGTTGGGGATACCCGTGACAAAAGCCAGTAGCTGAAGTCACGATGGTTTGTTATGAGGGGCATATGCAGCAGCCCCTCAAAACCCATCTCAGCTACCAGCTCTTTCTTTTCAGCACTAAATCTCTGTATGATAGGTGTGATGGAAGATGGTACACAACGCGAAACCGGTGCCACGAATTTAACACGAACAGCCTTCTTCCTTGTAGGTGGAGTGACaaagtcatcatcatcatgaatGGAACGACGCTTCACATTTCTTCTCACGCTCGCACACTTTGGAAGCCGCGGCATGCTATTAAAAACTACCATTATTAAAACAAGCAATATGATTCTCTTCGGGTCATATacttcaatttaaaattaattaaatctatATTTACAAAGATTATAATTGAGATGTCCACGTAAAAGAGACATTGCTGCTGTTTCACTACCTACCTAAATTTTATTCACTGGATGCAATTAAAGATATTCGAACGGGCATGTTATATACCTAAAACAATCTAAATTCAACTGCATTTCAACAAAAAATCTATAAATTTAGGTTCCAGGTGATTCATCATGTGCTCAGTTTAGTAGATAAAAAGAAGAGGAATGGCAAATCATCTATACATAACAGGGACTGCATGTGAATGTAAGATGTGTGAGTGATAAACACTGAGATCCATACCTTTCAGGTAATGCAGCTCGCTGGTGAAtaatgtctgttccgaagctCACGAACAACCAGCGACGGCAGCGAAAAGGCACTTGGACATCAGGCGCTGTAATGGCTTGACAAAAATGGTTGAGGAGTTCTGGTTTCCAGCAAGAGGCTTGTGGACGAACGTCGTCGGTGACGAAAACCACGGACGTCGGCCCTCTTCACGGCATGGCGAGCAATCCCGGCGAGGTAACTCGGTGAAGACGATGTGGATAGCTAGCTCTTGGACCGTGAAACAGtgtggaaaagaaaaatcaaaaaaagGAATACAGTAGCCGGTTATATGTGCATCTTGAAAATGGAATGTAATCTTGAAAATAGATGGCAATAATCGCAATTAGTGGAATGGCGTCATTTTTCAAAAACGAATCGTGATTCAAAAGGTAAGTATCTGCATGCAAACGTTGTATATATGGAAATGTGATATAGAAAATGGAAAGTGCTAATCATAATGTGTATGCATGATTAGAGGGCGCAAATTTGTAAATACATGCACAGTAAAAATGGAAATACCTGCATGCATGTTCTAAGGAAAGTATATGCATGCAACTCTTATCGGGTTAGACCCGTTAATGTGTGATAGCATCCTCTAGTGTGTTGCACGGATCTTAAAGCATTTGGACGGTGGATGGCTatggagcccgggcaccatggtgcccctaacaaatttactatatatatatatatatatatatatatatatatatatatatatatatatatatatatatatatatatatatatatatatatatatatatatatatataaaactgGATATAACACATTCTATTGCAACGAATCGGAACATCCCatattagattggtttttttatcaCAAGAAGGAAGTAGGTGGAAGTGGAACACACTGCTCCTAGTACTACAATTACACTGGTCCTGCCCGGTGACTTGAAGTCAATGAGGTCAAGTGAACTCTTACAACAAGGGGGCCGGGGGGAAAAATGGAATCAGAAAGCAGCGATATATCTCCAGCCTGAAACTAAACTTTGCTCCAAAGACGCTTACCAAATAAAAATCCACATGGCGATACGTCTCATGAGGCGGCTTGGACTGCCcctcctccccgtcctcctGACGATCGCTGCTGCGTCAAGCAGCGATGAGGCATCGCTGCTTGCTTTCAAGGCGGGGCTCACCGGGAGTAATTCAAGCGCGCTCGCCTCATGGAACAGCAGCGGCGCCAGCTTCTGCAACTGGGAGGGCGTCACCTGCAGTCGCCGGAGGCCGACGCGGGTGGCGTCGCTGAGCCTGCCATCCAGCAATCTCGCCGGCACGCTCTCCCCAGCCATCGGGAACCTCACCTTCCCGCGAAGGCTAAACCTGAGCTCCAACGGCCTCTACGGCGAGATCCCCACCAGCATTGGTCGCCTCCGACGCCTGCAATGGCTCAACCTGAGCTACAACTCCTTCTCTGGTGCGTTCCCTGTCAACCTCACCTCCTGCATCAGTCTGAAAATCCTGGACCTCGACTATAACCAGCTGGGCGGGATTATCCCGGTGGAGCTAGGAAACACGTTGACACAGCTTCAGATGCTTCTACTGACCAACAATAGCATCATCGGACCGATCCCGCCCTCGCTAGCCAACCTATCATTGCTCCAGGACCTATACTTGGACTACAACCACCTGGAGGGCCTGATCCCACCATGCCTCGGCAACTTCCCAGTTCTGCATGAGCTTAGCTTGGAAGCAAACATGCTCACCGGCGAATTCCCCCACTCTCTATGGAATCTGTCGGCACTGAGGGTGATCGGAGTAGGGCTCAACATGCTACAAGGGAGCATTCCTGCCAACATTGGTGACAAGTTTCCTGCCATGCGCTTCTTTGGATTGCATGAGAATCGTTTTCATGGGGCCATACCATCTTCTCTGTCCAATCTTTCAAGGCTCACAGATTTGTACCTCGCAGATAACAACTTCACTGGATTTGTGCCTCCCACCTTGGGGATGTTGCATTCTCTTAAGTATCTATACATCGGAACAAACCAGCTTGAGGCAGATAACGGAAAGGGTTCGGAATTTGTAACTTCTCTAGCAAACTGCAGCCAGCTGCAAGAATTGATGCTCTCTCACAACTTCTTTGGTGGGCAGCTGCCAAGATCGATTGTGAATCTGTCAATGACGTTACAGATGCTCGATTTAGAGAATAACAGCTTCTCTGGGACCATCCCTCACGACATTAGCAATTTGATTGGCTTGAGATTACTCGACCTGGGGTTCAATCCCATATCTGGAGTAATTCCAGAAAGTATTGGGAAGCTAACAAACTTGGTTGACCTTGCCCTATACAACACTGGTCTGTCAGGCCTCATACCGTCAACCATTGGAAATCTTACCAAACTGAATAGGCTGCTTGCATTCCACACCAATTTGGAAGGGCCAATTCCAGCAACCATTGGGAGGCTAAAAAATCTGTTTAATCTGGATTTGTCATTCAATCGCCTAAACGGTTCAATTCCCAGGGAAATTCTAGAGCTGCCTTCTCTAGCTTGGATCTTGGACCTGTCATACAACTCCCTCTCTGGACACCTTCCATCAGAAGTTGGTACTTTAGCTAACCTAAACCAGTTAATTCTGTCAGGAAACCAGCTTTCTGGCCAAATACCAAACAGTATAGGAAATTGTGAAGTGTTGGAATTCCTCTTGCTAGATAATAACTCATTCGGAGGAGACATGCCTCAATCTTTGACCAATCTGAAAGGGCTCAACGTACTAAACCTAACCGTGAACAAGTTATCTGGTAGGATCCCCAATGCCATTAGTAACATTGGCAATCTGCAATACCTGTGTCTAGCACATAACAATTTTTCAGGACCAATACCAGCAGCCCTACAAAATTTTACACTATTGAAGCAATTAGATGTGTCGTTCAACAATTTGCAAGGGGAAGTACCAGTTAAAGGTGTTTTCAGAAACCTGACCTTTTCATCGGTTGTGGGGAATGATAACTTGTGCGGTGGAATACCCCAGCTTCACTTGCCTCCATGTCCCATTCTTGATGtaagcaagaacaagaaccaGCATCTAAAGTCTCTTGCAATAGCCCTGCCAACAACAGGTGCAATGTTGGTGTTGGTTTCAGTTATTGTTCTTATTCTGTTACACAACAGGAAGCTCAAACGAAGACAAAACAGACAAGCAACATCACTGGTTATTGAGGAACAGTATCAAAGGGTTTCATATTATGCATTGTCAAGAGGAAGTAATGATTTTTCAGAAGCCAACCTGCTCGGCAAAGGAAGATATGGTTCTGTTTATAGATGTACTTTAGACAATGAGGATGCACTAGTGGCCGTAAAAGTGTTCGACCTTCAACAATT encodes the following:
- the LOC4324496 gene encoding uncharacterized protein translates to MPRLPKCASVRRNVKRRSIHDDDDFVTPPTRKKAVRVKFVAPVSRCVPSSITPIIQRFSAEKKELVAEMGFEGLLHMPLITNHRDFSYWLLSRVSPTRSAIELESGEVLPLSPEDVKKVLGIPCVGEELQAPNVEFVSHVKRLIAERMKVASFKDVNKEVLEDVLDKHHRGQMSKAEKESFKTAFLMLVMMKFLAPQSNMDNKCPRYFSALLDPNEIAKFNWSGYVLNEILDAAATVQKKHADGTKCGYITGCSIYLQVHYLDNVDFGGDLNLEHNIFPRIALYDRDTIKERYQLDISERNYYQATQFGKLKLRPKNEVCYKRTCERTSVTDSGGNENVQIESQHAAELIQKAQELKSFWISCIGNLDKATESLVKVTEASKNMPSVTIPISDEVDVSKGYTCTTVNDDAENGIEVNQTPSLGNDVEDVSAAAANCTPMVHTHNLKEESIDLNRTVPHRTYTGLDFDPPSFDLNIDYSPSNNTVRRENHGVSCHSKFR
- the LOC4324497 gene encoding probable LRR receptor-like serine/threonine-protein kinase At3g47570; the encoded protein is MRSSELLQQGGRGEKWNQKAAIYLQPETKLCSKDAYQIKIHMAIRLMRRLGLPLLPVLLTIAAASSSDEASLLAFKAGLTGSNSSALASWNSSGASFCNWEGVTCSRRRPTRVASLSLPSSNLAGTLSPAIGNLTFPRRLNLSSNGLYGEIPTSIGRLRRLQWLNLSYNSFSGAFPVNLTSCISLKILDLDYNQLGGIIPVELGNTLTQLQMLLLTNNSIIGPIPPSLANLSLLQDLYLDYNHLEGLIPPCLGNFPVLHELSLEANMLTGEFPHSLWNLSALRVIGVGLNMLQGSIPANIGDKFPAMRFFGLHENRFHGAIPSSLSNLSRLTDLYLADNNFTGFVPPTLGMLHSLKYLYIGTNQLEADNGKGSEFVTSLANCSQLQELMLSHNFFGGQLPRSIVNLSMTLQMLDLENNSFSGTIPHDISNLIGLRLLDLGFNPISGVIPESIGKLTNLVDLALYNTGLSGLIPSTIGNLTKLNRLLAFHTNLEGPIPATIGRLKNLFNLDLSFNRLNGSIPREILELPSLAWILDLSYNSLSGHLPSEVGTLANLNQLILSGNQLSGQIPNSIGNCEVLEFLLLDNNSFGGDMPQSLTNLKGLNVLNLTVNKLSGRIPNAISNIGNLQYLCLAHNNFSGPIPAALQNFTLLKQLDVSFNNLQGEVPVKGVFRNLTFSSVVGNDNLCGGIPQLHLPPCPILDVSKNKNQHLKSLAIALPTTGAMLVLVSVIVLILLHNRKLKRRQNRQATSLVIEEQYQRVSYYALSRGSNDFSEANLLGKGRYGSVYRCTLDNEDALVAVKVFDLQQLGSSKSFEAECEALRRVRHRCLIKIITCCSSIDPQGQEFKALVLEFMPNGSLDGWIHPKSSKCSPSNTLSFSQRLNIVIDIFEAMDYLHNHCQPSIIHCDMKPSNILLAEDMNAKVGDFGISKILPKSITKIHLNSKSSIGIRGSIGYIAPEYGEGSAASKLGDIYSLGIILLEMFTGTSPTDDMFKDSLNLHEFATAAFPDRALEIADQTIWLHETNYTDATDASMTRGIIQQSLVSLFGLGISCSKQQPRERMVLADAVSKIHAIRDEYFKSRVVGQRAIEH